Below is a genomic region from Fibrobacter sp. UWT2.
GCCATTGTTCTTTTGCCTACAGTGCTAACCGCTATTTGGTATGGTGTTTTTGGCAATGTAGGTTTAGTTGTCAAAGATGAACTTTTTGCTCTAATGCAACAAAATCTTCCCCATTCATTATTTTATCTTCTCAAACAGTTGGCGGGAGAGTCCGGATCTGTTGTTTTGTCCGTCGCGGTGATGCTTACCATATGCTGTATTTTTGTCACTTCTTCTGATTCCAGTTCTTATGTTGTGGCGACGCTATTGTCAAAGGATAAGGAAGTTCGTGCGCTTAATAAGATTGTTTGGGGATGTGTCCAATGTGGATGCGCCATGCTTCTGTATTATTGTGGCGGATTGTCTCTAATTCAGTCTGCATCAGTTGTTCTTGGACTAGCCGTTCTTGTTATTATATTGCTTGGTAGTGTGTATTTTATCTATGTTTTGGTTCGGGAAGATCGAAGCAAGTCTGCAAAGATGCCGTTCTCTAATTTGTGTATCGTTTTTGGCTCGGATCATTATAATCCTCTGGGAATAGTACGTTCTTTGGGGGAAATCGGCGTGTCTCCGGTTGTTGTTTTGGTTGGTGAAAACCCTGTTGCGATCCCTGCTAGCAAGTATCCTCAAAAAATCCATTATGTGAAAAGTAATGAGGAAGGTTTGGCCTTGATAAAAAGCGAATACGGTCGTAGAAAAGAAAAATGTTTCATTCTGACGGGCAGTGATGATACTACGGCATTGCTGAATGAACATTATGATGAATTGAAGGATGACTTCTATTTCTACAATTGTGGTGAACAAGGACGCTTGAATCATTTTATGCAGAAAGAAGTTCTGAACCAATTGGCAGAAGACTGTGGGGTGAATGTTGCTCGACGTGAAGTTGTAAAAAGGGGAGAGTTGCCCAAAAATCTTCGATATCCCATAATTACTAAGGCTGTTAATTCCTTATCTACAAGCTGGAAAAATACCATGCATATTTGCCACAATGCGGAGGAACTGCTTGGCGCCTATAAAGATATAGAAGATGAAGATGTTTTGCTTCAGGAATATATTATCAAGAAAAATGAATTGTGTATTGACGCTGTGGCTTGCAATGAAGGTAAAGATGTCTTTATTCCCATAAATTCCTTCTACCACAGATTATTTGATAAAAGCTATGGCTATTACTACTATTTTACACAATTTGACAACAAAGATCTTACGGAAAAAATTAGCTTGATGCTTCAGAAAGCCAAATTTACGGGCATTTTTTCGGTGGAATTTCTTGTAGATGAAAATGACCAATTGTATTTTTTGGAGATTAACTTCCGCAATTCAACGTGGAGTCATGCTTCCACAGCAGCGGGCTATAATCTAGTTCATTCTTGGATAGATGC
It encodes:
- a CDS encoding BCCT family transporter, producing the protein MNIQRVVKKMKKESSSIIAFCLLMAIILPLPLLNIDKSFFGQMFHDICVATREFVGFSTVFCLLVILFFVFSKYGSVKIGGQYAKPEYSNVSWVSCLIMAGLGIGIVFYCEEPLFHMNSNPYFGNVAGSAEEVAYSLTLFDWTLNAWSMYGVLGVIIAYFHYNKGRELKLSAAFPGRTNRWLKKIVDIVMALGIVAGLTTSLGLGVAQLKGGVEYVFDYDISPYLLMAVIGLVAVWSVNSGLKRGVKWLSNVTSVLIVVMLIVVVVLGYHSFDLKSSFTGYTLRGVKNFAQNFVSYNKFWEEFSDEWAASWAVFYQLWFAAWAAFVAVFLAKISKGRTIRETMIAIVLLPTVLTAIWYGVFGNVGLVVKDELFALMQQNLPHSLFYLLKQLAGESGSVVLSVAVMLTICCIFVTSSDSSSYVVATLLSKDKEVRALNKIVWGCVQCGCAMLLYYCGGLSLIQSASVVLGLAVLVIILLGSVYFIYVLVREDRSKSAKMPFSNLCIVFGSDHYNPLGIVRSLGEIGVSPVVVLVGENPVAIPASKYPQKIHYVKSNEEGLALIKSEYGRRKEKCFILTGSDDTTALLNEHYDELKDDFYFYNCGEQGRLNHFMQKEVLNQLAEDCGVNVARREVVKRGELPKNLRYPIITKAVNSLSTSWKNTMHICHNAEELLGAYKDIEDEDVLLQEYIIKKNELCIDAVACNEGKDVFIPINSFYHRLFDKSYGYYYYFTQFDNKDLTEKISLMLQKAKFTGIFSVEFLVDENDQLYFLEINFRNSTWSHASTAAGYNLVHSWIDATLNGRINRESVNITKLPFNCLVEINEYRANVKTKKISKLQFMKDIRNSDYLTYWNREDNGPFWAIVKNILAKKLPSRRNS